The Anaerosporomusa subterranea nucleotide sequence TTTACTGTGTAAAGGATCAACGCCTCAACGATCTGATGATCGAAATCTGTGAGCTTAAAGCCTCTACCCTATATCTGTTTAAGGAACAGACGTACCGGGGGAGGTGCATTGTCGCTTGCAAAGGCCATGTCAACGAACTATTTGAACTACCGCCAGAAGAACGCAATCTGTTCATGGCTGATGTGGCCAATGTAGCAGCAGCGATCAAAAAGGCATTTGGTGCTGACAAGATTAACTATGGCGCTTATTCTGACAAACTGCCGCATCTTCATTTTCACCTAGTGCCGAAATATCAGGATGGACCTTCCTGGGGCTCAACCTTTGCGATGTCGCCGGAAGACAAAATTATGCTGCAGGAAGCAGAATACAACCAATTGATTCAGAAAATCAAAGAAAGTCTATAGTAGCGGAGGCGGATGCCAGTGATGACCCCTGCTCAATATGAGGAAAGTTTGCGGCAGATGCGCTTTGACGTCTACCTGATGGGTGAGAAAGTGGAAAACCCGGTAGACCATCCCATCATCCGTCCGTCGATGAATTCTGTGAAAATGACCTATGCACTAGCGCATAATCCAGAGCATGCAGATCTCATGACTGCGAAATCGCATCTGACTGGCAAGACGATTAACCGGTTTTGCCATCTTCACCAAAGTGCTGACGATTTGGTGAAGAAAGTTAAGATGCAGCGACTGCTGGGGCAAAAGACGGCAGCTTGCTTTCAACGCTGCGTGGGGATGGACGCGATTAATGCTGTTGACAGCGTGACCTTTGAAATGGATGCTAAACTGGGGACGAATTATCATGAACGCTTCACAAATTTTTTGCTGCAGATGCAGGAAGAAGACTGGACTGTAGACGGAGCTATGACTGATCCCAAAGGAAACCGCGGCTTGGCGCCCTCGAAGCAGGCCGATCCAGACCTCTATGTTCGAGTCGTGGAGAAACGCGCAGATGGCATTGTGGTCAGCGGTGCGAAGGCGCATCAGACCGGTGCGCTGAATTCGCATTGGATACTTGTGATGCCAACCATTGCGCTCGATAAAGCAGATGCCGCGTATGCTGTATCATTCGTCTTGCCAGCTGACGCAGAGGGAATCCTCTATATCTATGGCCGCCAATCCTGTGACACCCGCAAGCTGGAAGGTGGCGACATCGATGTGGGCAACCGGAATTTCGGCGGTCATGAAGCTTTGATGGTGTTTGATCACGTTTTTGTTCCCTGGGATCAGGTCTTCATGTGCGGAGAAACTGAATTCAGCGGCGCTTTGGTTGAACGGTTTGCTGCCTATCACCGTCAAAGTTATGGCGGCTGTAAAGTCGGCGTTGGTGATGTGCTCATTGGCGCAAGCGCTCTGGCGGCTGAATATAACGGAGCGGCTAAAGCATCAGCAGTTAAAGACAAGCTGATCGAGATGGTTCACCTCAATGAAACCTTATACGCCTGCGGCATCGCCTGCTCATGCGAAGGCTGCCCCACCGCCTCAGGCAACTACTTGGTTGACCTGCTGTTAGCTAATGTCTGCAAGCAAAATGTCACTCGTTTTCCCTATGAAATTGCCCGCTTGGCAGAAGATATCGCTGGCGGTCTGATGGTAACCATGCCGTCAGAGCAAGACTTGCGCCATCCGGAAATTGGTAAGATTGTCGAGAAGTACTTCTGCGGCGTTGCCGATGTGCCGACCGAATTTAGGCTGCGCGTACTGCGCTTGATTGAAAATCTCACCCTTGGCACAGCTGCTGTCGGCTACCGCACTGAATCGATGCACGGCGCTGGCTCGCCGCAGGCGCAGCGGATCATGATTTCTCGGCAGAGCGATCTTGAGGCAAAGAAGGATTTGGCGCGGGCAATTGCAGGGATACCAGGAAAAAATTCTGATTAGGGATTTAACGCCAGTTATAACTCAGACAAGAATGGATACCAAGAGGTTCCGGCTGTGCCGTTATGGAGAGTCGGAACTTTTTCTATATTGGTGTCACCTATCGTACAGAATGGCAATATCCTTTATATCTGAGAAAACTGTACTTTAGACTTCGATCAGAAATTAGCAGGATTCCGTCCTGACAAAAAGAATTAACACGGTAATCTAGGGAATTGAAAGGAATTATCTCATGTCACAACTCAAGCAGATTGAACAGTCGGCTCAGCACGTTGCGGAAGCTATCGCCAGCGTGCTTGGGGTAGAAGTAACGATTGTCGATGATAGTCTTTTGCGTATTGCTGGAACGGGACGTTACCTGGAAACGATCGGAGCGCAGCTTGCTATTGACTCCGTTTTTGCACAAGTTTTACGTAGTAAACGCGGCTTCATTATTACTGATCCAGGCAAGCATAATGTCTGTGTGACCTGTCAGATTCGTGAGAGTTGTCCTGAACAGGCTCAAGTCTGCTGTCCAATTATATTCGAAGAAGCAGCTATCGGAGTCATCGCGTTAATTGCTTTTACTGCGAAACAGCGGCAAACGCTTTTAGAACAGCAGCAGGATTTGTTCGGGTTTATTGATCGTATGGCCGAGCTTTTAGCAAGTAAGATTGCTGAACAAGAAAACCTCAATCGGCTGCAAGTCGCAAAAAATCAACTCGAAACAGTTTTGAATACGGTTCAAGAAGGTATTATTGCGGCTGATCAATTCGGCCGTATCGTTAGACTGAATACCGCAGCAAAGAAGATGTTGGGTGTTAGCGCTGCTCAAGCTATCGGCACTAGTCTTACTAGTCTGTTACCAGGGTTGGAAGTGGAAGCTGTGATTGATGCTGGACGAGAAATCTCCAACCGGGAAATTACCCGTAATGTCAATGGGCGAAGGCTTCATTGTATGGTGACTGCAAAGCCTTGGTCTGAAGGCGGACTTGCCTGCGGCATTGTTGCTACTTTGCGTGAGATGGCTGAGGTTCGCAAATTCGTGTCTCAGTTATCTAGCCAAACCTTCCACTACACGTTAGACATGATCTTGGGAGACAGTCAATTGTTACGCGCGACGAAAGACAGTGCTGCCAAAGCGGCTGATAGCAATACTACCGTTCTCATCCAAGGAGAAAGCGGTACTGGCAAAGAATTGTTCGCGCGAGCGATTCACTACGGCGGCGAACGCAAGTATAAGCCCTTTATCGCGATTAATTGCGCTGCGATTCCTGAGGCCTTGTTGGAAAGTGAACTATTTGGTTATGAAGAGGGAGCGTTTACCGGTGCTCGCCGTGGCGGAAAACCTGGGAAATTTGAGTTAGCGGATGGCGGAACAATCTTTTTAGATGAAATTGGGGATATGTCGCTTTCGCTGCAAGCCAAGTTGCTGCGCGTGCTCCAAGAACGCCGCATCGAACGTGTCGGCGGCTTAGACGGTTTTCGGGTAGACGTCCGTATTATTGGAGCAACTCATAAGGATATCGACATAATGGTTAAAAACGGGGAATTCCGTGAGGATCTCTATTATCGGATCAATGTTTTTCCTCTGTATATTCCGGCGCTGCGCTATCGACAAGACGATTTGCCATTACTAATACAAACGTTTATTACCAAGTATGCTTCTGCTCTCAGCAAAGAGATCAGTGCAATCGATGCGGATGCTTTTCAAACGTTGCAGAGCTACCAGTGGCCCGGAAATGTAAGAGAACTGGAGAATACAATCGAATACTTAGTCAATATTGAAACTGGGAACACCATTTCTAAGCGATCAATTCCTGCCCGGATCAAAGAAAAAACAGCTACAGCTCATAATAAGCTGACTGGAGTTGTTCCGCTCGCCGAATTGGAAAGAACGGCTATTAATAGTGCGCTCGAAAGATTTGGGCCTTCAGCCGAGGGGAAGAACAAGGTTGCGCAAGCACTGGGTATCAGTAAGGCGACTTTATACCGGAAACTAAAAGAGTATAATTGCATTTCTCAAATTGAGACACTGTCTCAATTTGAGAAACCAAAGCAATAACAACATTTCGGTGCTATTTAAGAGTGTTGCTGTCTCGTTTTGAGAATGAAAGCGGCAAGCGTTCTCTTGGCAAGCCGCATCCGCCGTGTTGGCATGATACTTGCAAGTATTATGGCTTGTAATATCGTGCCAACAGGAGGATTTCATGAAATCGCAAGAACAAGTACTCGCTTTCATTCGGGCTGGCGTCATGCCAGCACTTGGTTGCACCGAGCCGGGAGCGGTGGCGCTGGCTGTAGCCTATGCACAGCAAGCGTTAGGGGCAGAGCTTGCCAATAAAATTACGGTAAGTGTTGACCCCAATGTTTATAAGAATGGTTTAGCGGTTGGGATACCTGGTACCGGGAAGGTCGGTCTTCCCATTGCAGCGTCCTTAGGTGCTCTTATCGCCAATCCTGAACAACAACTATCGTTGCTCAGTAATCATACTCCCGAGATGGTAGAACAGGCGGAAAGGATGATTGAGGCAGGACGCATTTCCATTGTACTGAATGAAAGTCAGGGCCTTTATATAGAAGCTGCTGCTTCCTCTGATATAAACGAATCGCGCGCCGTGATTGCTGGGGGGCATACCAACTTAGTCTCTTTACAGCGTAATGGAACCGACCTCGTTCGCAGGATTATAAACGGCTCTGGCATAAGCAGTATGGCTTTTAATACTGACGATGTCTCCATTGCCGAACTGATTCAAATGGTAGAAACAATTCCCTATTCTAAGCTTGTCTTCTTGGAAGAATGCATTAATATGAACAAGAACGCCGCGGCCGCTGGAATTGAAGGGCGCCTGGGAATGGCAGTAGGAGCACACCTTCAGGACCTAGTCAACGAGGGCATTCTTTCAGACGACTTGATTGTCTATGCGAAAATACTAACCGCAGCAGGCGCTGATGCGCGCATGTCGGGAGAAAATATTCCGGTCATGAGTGTCGCCGGCAGCGGCAATCACGGCCTGACTGCGGTATTACCGGTTGTGGCAGTGGCCGAGCGGATGGACGCCCCGCGCGAAACGTTAGTTCGCGCGTTAGCAATCAGCGCAATCACCACATTATATATCAAAAGCTTTACTGGCAGCCTCTCTGCCTTATGCGGCTGCGCCGTAGCGGCTGCAACCGGGGCAAGCGCCGCGATTGTATGGATGCTTGGCGGTGACATGGGCCAGATTCATGGGACGATTAAGAACATGGTTGCAAACCTAACTGGCATGATTTGCGATGGCGGTAAGGTGGGCTGTGCATTGAAGCTAGCAACCGCAGCTGGAGTCTGTGTGGAAACCGCTATGTTAACATTGAAAAATGTCATCGTGCCGAACAGTAACGGCATCATCTTTCCATCGGCAGATGCAACAATTCGAAATTTAGGTATGATCAGTAATCCAGGCATGCTGTTTACCGATAAGATTATTCTCGATATCATGCTGAGAAAAGGAAAACTGGACTCGGAAAATGCAGCGATAAAGACTGCGGTTGAGGCGGCGGTTTGATGATGATGACTACGATGGAATTGAGCAGGTTTCGCAAGAAATTCTTGAAGGAAAAGATGCACCAGTCATAATGGCTGGTGCATCTTAATAGGTATGCCCCGGCATGAGCTGGCGCTTAATCAGAACAGTCCGGACCCTCGCACAAACTATTAAGCAAATGATAGCATTTGATTAAAATATACCAATAATGCAAATAATAGGCAAGGAAACGGAATTTTTACCCCAGATTTACTCAAAGGAGGCGTGGTAATTGTCTGTCACGGAAATAATGGAACTGCTTAGCGCGCCTCTGGATCCCCCTGTAGGTTTTATGCTGATACTAGTGGGCGCGTACTCGCTGTACTTTAATGTCAATGACGCCAAACGTAAAAATCACCGTAGTTCTGAACGAGCTGCCCGCATCGGCGGCTGGTTCTATATTATTACCGGCGCTGGCATAATCATCACCAAATCACTCTAAAGGGTCATCGACGTGCTGCGAATAACAACCTTTATCTTTACATCTTTTAACGGAACAATCGGGAAGAGTTCTTCATCCCAGCGTTTTTTTACTGTTTTCCAGTATTCAGGATATTTCTTATGTACTAAAAAGCCAAGTTCAACTACATCTGTTTTGTTTTCCTGCAGTTTAGTATAGGCGATGCGCGCTTGACGAGAAAATTCTTCAGCGAGTGATTCCTCCAAGGCGGTTAGAAACCCAGACTCATGCGGATTTTGTTTCGGAACCTGATTTTCAGCGAGACTGCCAATGAACTTGGCCTCTAATTCAAACCAGAGCTCACCCTGTTCTAAGTACGGCTCAACTTTGATGTTTGATTCAAACAACTCGAAGACAGCTATCTTGTCGGGATTGGCGGGATTAGGCGTCACGGTTATTCCTTGACTTAATTTTCGATGCAGGATTTTAGTGCCGACTGTCTCTAGTTCGCTGAGGGTTCCGACCATTTTAAATTCCCGGTTGAATAGCGCCGCTCCGATTGCTTTCACGTTATCGCTTTCCGCGAGGATTAGTGGGACGGCAAAAGACTGATTATTATGTATTTTTTTGCTTATAAGGCCTACTTCGATCATGGTTGCGAAGGTTGGCGACTTTTTTTCATTGCGCGTAATTCGCGCAATATACGTACTGATTAGCTCACCAGATTTGGTTTTAGACTTAAACAAATCTTCAGCCCGTCCCGGAGTGACAAAAACTCTGGCCCTGCGTCTGAATTCGGGATCCCGATCCAAGAAGTCAGTTATGTCCGCGATGCCATCCCGTGCTACTGCCTCGCTAAAGACAAGCAATTGATTGTCTTCAAAAAACAGTCCCGCAGGATATTGGGTATTAACTGCCCGGACAATGGCAAATAACGACTCTCCTTCGGCGGCATATACCAGACTTTCTTGCTCACCAGTTCCTGGTTTAGTTCCGCCGCTGCTTTTACTGAGAAATTTTCTCATTTCAAAGCTTGCTTTATATTTTCTGGCGCCTGCGGCCTGCGCCGCCTTTAAGATATCCGGCTTGTCCTCTGGCTCGGACTGAGCCATATCGATAGCCATACCTAATACAAAACCGCGAGTTTCAATTTCTTTGCGATCCCAGCAGCCTGCTGTTAGCAGACAACAAACGAGAAGCAGGCTGATTAAAATGCTGCTTTTGTGAAAAAACAAAAATTTCAACATGATTGTTTCCTTTTGTTTTTGTACCAGGCGAGCAGTAGCAGGACAGGCATTAACCCCAGGCTCCAAGCTATGCTGATTTTACTAAAGAGGTCACCTGCAGCACTATGTTCTTTAAAACTAGGAGCCAACTGCGAGAAGTAGTACAGTAAAGGCGCCAGTAACACTGTAAGGCTGCGGCTGTACTCAAACCGAAAAAGCCTGCTTGCGCCGAACGAGATAAAAAACAGCAGACTCGCCAGCGAGTTGAAGTATACTAAAATCCATAGGATCATGAGATAGCCGTCCAGACGCTCAATGAAGGTATCGGGAATTTCTACCTCACGGAAGGCGGTCACTGTAGGAAATATTGCATGCGCTGCTCCTGCCACAGTAAGGCTCCCTTGAGCAATGACTACAGTCAGGGTATAAATAAAGGTAACAAAAGCGATGCCGGCGGCGCCAACCTTAACCGCTGCTCTAGGAATGACAAGATAGGGGAAGAGCAGTCCGGTAATAAGCTCTGGTCCAGAGAAGGCAAACCAGCTTGGTATCGCTCCTTTCAATATCGGACTGATTCCTTCAGACAGCATAGGCAGAAATGCTTCGGTGTTGATACCTAGCAAACCTAATAGCAGAACGCTGATAAAAGTCCCACTTAAGAATAAGAAAGATACTTGCTGCATGCGTAAAAGTGGCGTATAGCCATATTGGGCGGCATATACGGCTAAGATGAGTATGCCGACAACGAGGACTGCTGGCGGTGTGAGGTCGAACAAAAACAACTTTATGGCAAAGGAAAATGTTCTTAGCGCTATTGCGGCGATCGCAATAGTTAAGCTGAGCTGGAATATGTTTACGATTTGCCCCAGCGTTGATCCTAGCAGTATGCGGTTGTATTCCAGACTGGTATGTCCCGGAAAGTACTGGGAAAGACGAGTGGCTATCCAGACAGCAAAAAACAATAAGATGCCGCCGACGATAACCGACAGCCACATGTCTTGCTTCGCAATTTCTGCCACAGAACGAGGCAGAGTCAAGACGCCGGCTCCAATAGCGGTATTTATATAGATGATAAATAATTGGAGCGGAGAGATAAACGCTTTTTGATTCATAATGCTCCCGTTTTTATTTTTTTTGCTGTTTTCTGCCGTCTAACGTCTCTAGATAATCGGGACGTTCCCCCGTGGCAGACGGTGGCGCTACGACTAGAGTGTCTTTGAGATCACTGAGGCGGTGCAGGTTTCTCGGGGCGAATGGCGCCAGATAGGGTTCGCCAAAGCTCTCCAGCAAACTAAGGTGAACAAGAATGGCGATTACCCCTAACATGAAGCCAAACATGCCCAAGGTAGCGCTTAACACCATTAGCGGGATGCGGAAAACCCGTATCGTTAGGCTGAGACGGTAGTTTGCGATAATAAATGAAGCCACCGCGGTAAACGCTGTAACAATGACCATAGGGGAACCTACTAAGCCTGCGTTGACTGCGGCTTCGCCGATAACCAAACTGCCTGCAATGCTTACCGCCGGACCGATGCTTTTCGGAAGCCTCACTCCCGCCTCCTGCATGACTTCCAGCATCAATTCCATGATGAGAGCCTCCAGAAAGGCAGGTAGGGGGACTCCCATGCGGGACATGGCTATCGTCAGCGTGAGCGGGGTGGGAATCAACCCGGGGTGAAACGTAGTTATCGCTACATACAGAGCAGGCAGAGTCATGGCAAAGAAGGCTGCTATATAGCGGGCGAAGCGAATCAGCGATGCAGACAGCCACTTCTCGTAATAGTCGTCGCCGGCCTGGAAAAAATCAGCAAGGGTAGTTGGCGTCACGAGCGCGAACGGAGAACCGTTGACGAGTATGCCAACTTTGCCTTCCATCAAGGACGCAAGCAGTTTATCCGGCCGCTCGGTTGCCAGGATGGTGGGAAAGGGGGAATACGGGTGATCTTCAATCATGCTTTGAATTTCGTTGCCGCCCACCGGCATGTCAACGTTCAAACGCTTTATACGTTTTTCCACTTCATGGACTAATTTGTAATTGGCGATGCCCCGAAAGTAGATAACCGCAACATCTGTCTGACTGCGGGCACCGACCTCAAGCCGCTGGGCAACAAGGTTAGGACTTAGCAGGCGCCGTCGTAAAAGGGTAAGATTGACCCGCAGTTCCTCAGTGAAGCCATCGCGCGGACCGCGGACATCAGATTCCGATATCGGGTCTGATATGCTGCGCGATTCTACCTTGCGGGTTGAGACGACAAGCGCTGTCGGGCTGCCGTCAATCCATAACGCTGTATGACCGGAAAGAATTTTTTTAACTACCTGCTTCATGTTATCCTCTTCGGTGAATGCTGCGGCAGTTAACAGCGTGTCCTTTAAAAAGCCAATATCGCACGCGTTTTCCATGCAGGGTACGAACCCGGTAAGCGGAGTCAGTGTCAGCTTTTCAATGATGTGGTTGGTAATAGTCACTGTATCCGCCATGCTTTCGGTAAAGACAATTGCTGCCCGGCGGTTCAAGGCAGTGACCAAAAATTGACGGGTGATGATGTCGTCACTGCCGGCAAAGATCTCTTTCATGTGTGTCAGATTGGCCTCAAGTTCAGAACTGATTTG carries:
- a CDS encoding 4-hydroxyphenylacetate 3-hydroxylase family protein; this translates as MPVMTPAQYEESLRQMRFDVYLMGEKVENPVDHPIIRPSMNSVKMTYALAHNPEHADLMTAKSHLTGKTINRFCHLHQSADDLVKKVKMQRLLGQKTAACFQRCVGMDAINAVDSVTFEMDAKLGTNYHERFTNFLLQMQEEDWTVDGAMTDPKGNRGLAPSKQADPDLYVRVVEKRADGIVVSGAKAHQTGALNSHWILVMPTIALDKADAAYAVSFVLPADAEGILYIYGRQSCDTRKLEGGDIDVGNRNFGGHEALMVFDHVFVPWDQVFMCGETEFSGALVERFAAYHRQSYGGCKVGVGDVLIGASALAAEYNGAAKASAVKDKLIEMVHLNETLYACGIACSCEGCPTASGNYLVDLLLANVCKQNVTRFPYEIARLAEDIAGGLMVTMPSEQDLRHPEIGKIVEKYFCGVADVPTEFRLRVLRLIENLTLGTAAVGYRTESMHGAGSPQAQRIMISRQSDLEAKKDLARAIAGIPGKNSD
- a CDS encoding GerAB/ArcD/ProY family transporter is translated as MNQKAFISPLQLFIIYINTAIGAGVLTLPRSVAEIAKQDMWLSVIVGGILLFFAVWIATRLSQYFPGHTSLEYNRILLGSTLGQIVNIFQLSLTIAIAAIALRTFSFAIKLFLFDLTPPAVLVVGILILAVYAAQYGYTPLLRMQQVSFLFLSGTFISVLLLGLLGINTEAFLPMLSEGISPILKGAIPSWFAFSGPELITGLLFPYLVIPRAAVKVGAAGIAFVTFIYTLTVVIAQGSLTVAGAAHAIFPTVTAFREVEIPDTFIERLDGYLMILWILVYFNSLASLLFFISFGASRLFRFEYSRSLTVLLAPLLYYFSQLAPSFKEHSAAGDLFSKISIAWSLGLMPVLLLLAWYKNKRKQSC
- a CDS encoding sigma 54-interacting transcriptional regulator, which encodes MSQLKQIEQSAQHVAEAIASVLGVEVTIVDDSLLRIAGTGRYLETIGAQLAIDSVFAQVLRSKRGFIITDPGKHNVCVTCQIRESCPEQAQVCCPIIFEEAAIGVIALIAFTAKQRQTLLEQQQDLFGFIDRMAELLASKIAEQENLNRLQVAKNQLETVLNTVQEGIIAADQFGRIVRLNTAAKKMLGVSAAQAIGTSLTSLLPGLEVEAVIDAGREISNREITRNVNGRRLHCMVTAKPWSEGGLACGIVATLREMAEVRKFVSQLSSQTFHYTLDMILGDSQLLRATKDSAAKAADSNTTVLIQGESGTGKELFARAIHYGGERKYKPFIAINCAAIPEALLESELFGYEEGAFTGARRGGKPGKFELADGGTIFLDEIGDMSLSLQAKLLRVLQERRIERVGGLDGFRVDVRIIGATHKDIDIMVKNGEFREDLYYRINVFPLYIPALRYRQDDLPLLIQTFITKYASALSKEISAIDADAFQTLQSYQWPGNVRELENTIEYLVNIETGNTISKRSIPARIKEKTATAHNKLTGVVPLAELERTAINSALERFGPSAEGKNKVAQALGISKATLYRKLKEYNCISQIETLSQFEKPKQ
- a CDS encoding Ger(x)C family spore germination protein codes for the protein MLKFLFFHKSSILISLLLVCCLLTAGCWDRKEIETRGFVLGMAIDMAQSEPEDKPDILKAAQAAGARKYKASFEMRKFLSKSSGGTKPGTGEQESLVYAAEGESLFAIVRAVNTQYPAGLFFEDNQLLVFSEAVARDGIADITDFLDRDPEFRRRARVFVTPGRAEDLFKSKTKSGELISTYIARITRNEKKSPTFATMIEVGLISKKIHNNQSFAVPLILAESDNVKAIGAALFNREFKMVGTLSELETVGTKILHRKLSQGITVTPNPANPDKIAVFELFESNIKVEPYLEQGELWFELEAKFIGSLAENQVPKQNPHESGFLTALEESLAEEFSRQARIAYTKLQENKTDVVELGFLVHKKYPEYWKTVKKRWDEELFPIVPLKDVKIKVVIRSTSMTL
- a CDS encoding spore germination protein; translation: MFDKCKAEKLSAKLRDLKSLITHAQDIEQETESIVGSLRDPYVNPGAYQISSELEANLTHMKEIFAGSDDIITRQFLVTALNRRAAIVFTESMADTVTITNHIIEKLTLTPLTGFVPCMENACDIGFLKDTLLTAAAFTEEDNMKQVVKKILSGHTALWIDGSPTALVVSTRKVESRSISDPISESDVRGPRDGFTEELRVNLTLLRRRLLSPNLVAQRLEVGARSQTDVAVIYFRGIANYKLVHEVEKRIKRLNVDMPVGGNEIQSMIEDHPYSPFPTILATERPDKLLASLMEGKVGILVNGSPFALVTPTTLADFFQAGDDYYEKWLSASLIRFARYIAAFFAMTLPALYVAITTFHPGLIPTPLTLTIAMSRMGVPLPAFLEALIMELMLEVMQEAGVRLPKSIGPAVSIAGSLVIGEAAVNAGLVGSPMVIVTAFTAVASFIIANYRLSLTIRVFRIPLMVLSATLGMFGFMLGVIAILVHLSLLESFGEPYLAPFAPRNLHRLSDLKDTLVVAPPSATGERPDYLETLDGRKQQKK
- a CDS encoding serine dehydratase subunit alpha family protein, coding for MKSQEQVLAFIRAGVMPALGCTEPGAVALAVAYAQQALGAELANKITVSVDPNVYKNGLAVGIPGTGKVGLPIAASLGALIANPEQQLSLLSNHTPEMVEQAERMIEAGRISIVLNESQGLYIEAAASSDINESRAVIAGGHTNLVSLQRNGTDLVRRIINGSGISSMAFNTDDVSIAELIQMVETIPYSKLVFLEECINMNKNAAAAGIEGRLGMAVGAHLQDLVNEGILSDDLIVYAKILTAAGADARMSGENIPVMSVAGSGNHGLTAVLPVVAVAERMDAPRETLVRALAISAITTLYIKSFTGSLSALCGCAVAAATGASAAIVWMLGGDMGQIHGTIKNMVANLTGMICDGGKVGCALKLATAAGVCVETAMLTLKNVIVPNSNGIIFPSADATIRNLGMISNPGMLFTDKIILDIMLRKGKLDSENAAIKTAVEAAV
- a CDS encoding CLC_0170 family protein; translated protein: MSVTEIMELLSAPLDPPVGFMLILVGAYSLYFNVNDAKRKNHRSSERAARIGGWFYIITGAGIIITKSL
- a CDS encoding HIT family protein, whose amino-acid sequence is MSDQTCFYCVKDQRLNDLMIEICELKASTLYLFKEQTYRGRCIVACKGHVNELFELPPEERNLFMADVANVAAAIKKAFGADKINYGAYSDKLPHLHFHLVPKYQDGPSWGSTFAMSPEDKIMLQEAEYNQLIQKIKESL